TCATCTCCGCGCTCCTTCGTTCCTGTGCTCCCTACGTCTAGGTCGCCGGCCGTGGCTCACTCAAGCCCGCAGGCCTCCCCTGAGTCATGTCCCACCAATACCCCCCCCCAACCCCTAGAGCTTGCTTCAGTTTCGGCTCCAGCCCCTGAGTTTAGCCCAAAGAGGGCTCCTgttccaaaaacattaaaaggctgatattatttattattattaataataataataataataatataaaataattaaacacactAATATATtcgatttaattattattataaagagttCTGGTATAATTTGACCGTTttcctttaaaattaaaaattttatatacatttttactaaaaataaaataaactccaCAAATCCAAAAACACTGATATATCCATTAAATCGGATATCCTCAAAATTGTTTCAACTGACtaaatctcaaaaaatttgacagataaaataaaaacagcatagcTATTCATTAAAAGGGCTGAGATAAGATTTTGTGCCATGATCAATATAAAAATGTCCACATGTGTACTTGTACAAATGTACAGGTAGCTAcacagaacatatttatattgtGCGTCAAGAAACATAGCTTAGTAGGCGGAATAAATAAAGTCTGTGCACGTCTAAATCAGTTCTCCTGAGTAAAAGTGCCCATAGCTGAAGAGAAACATATAACAAGCTGAAAACTCTAAAACGATGAAACCTCCGACCCTATGAcgtaatgcaagaaaaaaatggcAGCGGCCTCAACAGTGTGAGAGATAGtttacatgtttgttttctttatattttatttttaccactgTAACCTTGAGCGCATCCTTTGTCATTACAAAGTTAAGAAAGCTAATTGATATACTGTAGCTAGTGtttcattctttattattttcgTCAACAACAAAGACTTTATTATAAGCGTTATTATAAGCGTCGTCATAGATAAGACAcgatttttttagaaaaaaacaaactctAAATCAGTTGTTTTAGTATTCTAATTCTGACACGATCTGAAAGGCCTATTTGTAATCTGTATTCGTAAAGTTAGGCGTTTCCACACGGAAGAACATATGGCATAATCAAAGGGAGCTCGACAGATCAGTTTCATTTGTCCGAGCACTAGTCTGTCAGGATGACTGGAGAAAAGTGTGACTCTGATGTAAAGCAGGATTCTTCTGACGACGGCAGAGATGAGACTTGTATTTTCTGTAAAATCGCGAACAGAGACGATACCATTCACTGAGATTTTGGCGGAAGTAAGTAGATTTTTATCGACTTGTGGTTTCTGGCTGTCTGGGTACTTAAAAGCTGAATCAGGTAAGTAAATTCGCTCctctttctaaatgtaaaattataatatcatGCCTATAGCCTATATTTGACAGTTCTTCAAGGGTTCCATTAATAGTCATCATCATCCAACTTGAAGGAAGAAAGATGAACTGGGAAGGAAATATAAGCAGGACCGGGTGATTTAAGCTTCGAGAACAGTTCTGTGATAACGCAAAGCGCTTTATATAGAggacaaactatttatttttttattgacattactTAATAAGTATTAGAGGTTTTCATTCAATGAGAAAACAAGTTTAGCGATAGAGCTTTACTTTCACCTCACGCTTATTTCTGTGATAACACGATTTCcggaaagaaagaaataagaggTGGGGAAAGCTGTATGCTATGCTATTCACTAAAATAGTATATgtgtatgaaatatgaaaaagaagcaaatatagtcatttcatattcataataaaacaaatggGCTAGTGGCATGGAACTATCCTagttttatttctgaaatatcTTTGAGTCATACCTTCTGCTGTGATCATGGCATCATAATTAGTCACTTGACCCTCTCATTTCTCATTGGCTAAAGTGATGTTACTCATCTTTTATTactcatttctttctctctctctctctctctctctctctttttttacagGATGAGGACATTGTTTGTTTCCAGGACATTGATCCAGCTGCACCTCATCACTACCTGGTTATACCCAAGAAACATATCCATAGCTGTTTGTCCCTCCAAACCGATGATATACATCTTGGTAAGATTATCTCTCTTTTGGATGTCCATTTGATTATTCAATtgtgtattattgttttttgaaTGGCTTTTTGTATTTCTAGCCAGCAGAAGGTAGTAACACAGAGAAATGAAGAATTGAGTATCTGgttctattttattattgttagactgattatatattgacaatacaATTAACAAGCAATGCCATACTGATGACAGGGCTGATGTTTCATTGAACTGTTTTTAATAAGATACAATATTTACATACAGTGATTAAATGGGATTTTCAGTAATCTAAGTGTTATTTTCCTGAGCAGTGAAGAAGATGGCAGATATGGGAAGAGAGGTACTGAAAGCCAAGAATGTCACCAATTTTGAAGACATCAGGTTTGAAGACAACACTACTGTCATATTAATCAAGAATTTATTTGGATGAAGTCGTTATTAAAAGAGAACATGGCTCTATTTCAGTCTAGGTTTCCATGTGCCTCCATATATCACTGTGCCCCACCTGCACCTCCATGTTCTAGCACCTTTAGTCAGGTGTTTAAATGGGTGAGATTCAAGTACACATCCTTCTGGTACCTCACTGTGAGTAAACTGAAGATGTTTCAAGCATTTCTTTGATTACACTTGGTTGTATATGAATACATAGAGTTTTAACAATTGAtcattttttatcttttgctgTGTTAAAGGAGGAGAAGCTGCTTTAGAAACTGACggggaataaaaaagaaaaaaagattgggCATGTAACAGCTGCATGCCGCTATGTTTAGCTATTTGAGCCTTATCACCGaaattttaaaaacttgaaatcacaagGCACTTTAGTGAAGATCAGTGGtcattcttttttcctttttcattgtATGGTTTGAGCCTTAAAGGCCTgccatttaatgttattttttatattttttatataagactaaattattttaaaaaccagGATGGTATTGGTATCCTTTAAACTGATAATCAGCATTTTTAACTAAAGTGTAATCTGATCAATAATGTCTAATGTTATTAAATGGATGGAAATGTGGATTTTTGTGTAATTGATTATCTATGTTTGTACACATTCTACATGCTATATTGTGAAAGATTTATTGTACAGTGAGCCATCAACACATTCAAAGTCAAACCCAGGGGTGTTGCTGGGAGGGGTACAGAACAATGTTCTCTGGGGTCAGAATCCCCCACCCCCCTGAATGTGATTTTGAGGAGTCCCATAAAAAGAGGGGCACATCCTGTCCAAGTGTGCGGTTCTTGGCATGGACAAAGGTTAAACATGTTTGCAGTGCAATCATCAAAACATGGTAGCATGGATCATgctctattctatctacttgttttctttttatttattatgaaaaataacaatatgacCCTCTAACACCAGCTCTCTCTGTTTGATTGCTGTTCTATCTATGCtttattgtattttgcatttactattaaaaaataaaataaaataattccggGAAACCATCTGGGATCTGtcacataatttacataatattGCACTTTTGTCGGTttgtttgcttctattgtcctcatttgtaagtcactctggataaaagcagctgctaaatgattaaatgtatatgtaaataaaatatggtTTTTCATAAACAGTAAATCACAATTGTGGCACGTATGGTATTTGACAGGAACAAGGAAATGTCCCTCATGTGAAATTTTATAtccaaatagtaaaaaaaaaaaaaaaaacctttaaactgTTAAAATTGTCAACAGTCAAAGCTAAGTAAAATGTCTAATTCATATAATATTGTGACAAGGTAATCAAAATAGCATAATGTCAACACATTTATCTTAAATTACCTGTTTCCTCATTCTAGCTAAGGCTAACTAAAATGTTTCCCTTTTGTTTTATGTGTAAGAAAATCCACGGTGTACAAAAAAGGTCAAAAAAATTGTTATTGTATATATCCAGTAGACTCAAAAAGATGAAAGATTAGCcttatgtattaaaaataatttgtttaaatttgtaaTGTATTGTTGGCATATCAATCGACAAGAATATTTTCTGATAATCCAGTATACTAATTGCATTTGAAAAACCATAAAGACCAGAACATTTTGCcacattcaattaatttaataataaagacAAAGCAAGTAAGAATTatataagatattttatttagctCATATTGCTTCAGAAACATGAATTGACTGAAAATCAACTTGCACTAAAAACTTCATATTTcggattatttaatgtaaaagagTCTAAAAAAAGTGCATATTCAGTTTTAACCACATTAGAATGATGTAAGATAATCATgtaaattatgttaataaattattgcaatattaCACCATTTCTAgcatttacagtatatgtttaCAAGTATCAAACTGCAAATGAAAAGGCATTTTTTATGAAGGCAAAATGGAAGGACTGTATGTTTGTTTTAGTTCTTTATTTTGCTCTCATGTGTTACTGTTCACTTCAGTAGCATCAGGTTCAATGATCACTCAGAGAGCTTAGTTTTGGAAAACTATGGCCCTTTTCTCTACGTATCTCTGGCTactcattttttaaatgatatactTTCAGCCCTCCAATGCACAATTCCTCACTGCTCACTCAGTTTTTAGCACATGGAAAGCATCCACAGAACATTTTCTTGAATGGGTTGTTATTGTCATGTCTCTTGGCCTGTTCCAGTTTGATAAGGACTTCACCAAGCATAGCATCTGTTTTCTGAACATTGTTTAAGATGTAGTCTGTCATGGGCCCTTGTTCCTCTACAAGCATAGCCACATCCAGGAAGACTTCATGAAGGCTCTGGAGTCTGCTTTCTAAATCCAGCAGGTCACGATGTCGCCTCTCAATCTGGTTGAGCGCCGAACGAGCCGTTTTCCCTTCTGACATGACGTTATCATTGAAGATGTTCCACTGACCATTCTCCAGCATCTCCTCAATCTGGTCACCTGTCACATCTCTTCCCACAATCTCCATTTGCCTTTGAATATGACGCTTGCATGATTCTTTGTGATCCATCTCAGCATCATTGTACTCTGTCATTGCATCTCGGAAGTTGTTGCTTAGGGTGGCGTACTGTGTTCGGGCGATTCTCGCCACAGCTGAATTGAGGCCATGCTCTTCTTCAAGCTCTTTGGCATGGGCGTCCATTTTTTGTAGACGTGACAGAACGTCCTGTCCACGGGTCTTGATGTCTCCTACGATGACACTGGCATCCTGCTTTACGTGAGTTGTACGAGTGGGTTCGCTAAGTATCCGTGTGTTTTGGTCCCTGAGACGCTTCACCTCCAGGCGGATGAACTGAATCTCACGTCTAGTGTCTTGAGCCTCATCGAGCACAGAGTCCATCTCATCACTGTTGTCAAAAATGACTGCATGTTGGCTGAAATCCTCCAGGTCCACATTGCTGAAAGAGTCAGATTCCACCTCCTCTAGCTGGCTTTTAGACTCTGaaatggtctgaagatgatccagtCTGTCCCTCATGATTGCTAAAGGGGAGAATGCACAGAAAAGGATCACTCAGTGCCACCAGAATAGTAGGAAATATGTGATCTGATGTAGGCTGATGTAAACAATCTAAAACAATATGGCATACCAATAACCTTCATATTTACATCGTGTAGTCCTTATTTTcaagaatataataattttcattaccTGTGTACCTTTTGAAACTGACTGTAAAAGGGGGGGATGATACTTCCTTGTCAACCCTGAAAAAGTCACACGTCTAACAAGTTCATCTGCAAAACTATTTCTGACTGGCGTCACTCACCAAACAAGTTTGAATGGATGTAAttcctaggtttttttttttttttttctttacatatgCTGTTCTCATCAATAGTTTAATATGAAAcgtataaataatatatccaaAATATCCAACTTTATTCGAGCTATTAAAGCTTTGCAATgtactatgtatgtatgtatttatatgtataaatatatatatatataatatatatatatatatatatatatatatatatatatatatatatatatatatatatatatatatatatatatatatatgtatatatatttatatatattattattattattattattattattattatcttatttttatttttttagtattttgcatttttacacTGACAACATTCTAACGAATATAATAGGCCTAGGGCTTATTATAGGAATAACTATCCATAAATCCGTAAAAGTGATGAGCTCAAAAAAgatgtaaagaaagaaagaaactctttGGTATATACTACAAAGTACCTTACCTTGTCTTTGTGTCCAAACTTAAGACCACTTCTGATGATATGTCATCTCAAGGCTGCAGCTCATCTCACTGCACTGGTGCAGCTGTCCTTTAatggtgggggtgggggtggggggtgaggAATGCGCGTTCCAGGGCGTAACTTTGACGCCAAACCTGTTCGCTGAATAGAATGCCAGACGTGCCTCTCAGCGACACTTTACATCTGTTTTGCGAAATGGGACCGATAAAGAGGGCTCCTTAATGGTTTTCCATttcatacaattttataaaaatttgtTTAGCCTAATATTGGGCCCTGACATGCAAAAAATGTTTCCAAAGTCAAGGATTCAAAAGTTTGAGCAACTTCTAGCTTCAATTTAGTAGGCTATAAATGTATTGACAGTGGAAATAGATTGTAGTTGATAGAAAgtagatgaaaaaataaaaatgaatgacaaaACCAAATATggttataaattaatataaattaacataaattaattCAATGTTTAGCCTATAATAACCAACTGGTCGCAGAATTTTCATATTGGTTGTTTATACAAaatatgtttagttttttcttgttttctttaccTTTCTCAATTCTGTCTATTCTCTGTATGTTTAAACCATACTACCAGGGCAATTGCAAGTAGACTAAAAAATGTAGCCCACATCCATTAACAGTgacaataaagagagagagagagagagggagagagcgagtTTGGTTTATTCACCATAAAAAAAGGAACATTGAGTACACCGTACGTGTTCTGTACTTCACTCAGCACTTTTCGCAAATATGTTTCATCTCTGCTGCCCCCTGTCGGACACACCGATCTCTTCACACCTGACTTGGGGCGGGGTCTCTGCGTTACGTCATCACTCACATGCGGTGTTGGGCAATAAGAAGTGAAATaaggtaatttttatttttcttggacAGACGATAGCGTGATTTTCGTAACTTGCAAAGCGGATTTGGCAAGGAATGCACAAAGAAGGACATATTTTGAGGTAGGCCACAATAATATTGTTCAAAGCAGAGTAACGTTAGGCCATCTGTGCTGCCTAGCATTAAACGTAGTTCAggtttaattaaaaagtttaaaacattttatccaTTGATGCGATGCCTATATCAAGTTTGATTGTACGTATTTGGGGTAATATTTGGTTGACGCTTTTTGTATGTACTAAATCAACAgactccttttatttatttattgagtaaaagtaaatacataaaaatgcagtttttgccTTCGcttcaaattatataaaatgcataatgatGAAGCAGACTCTAATAGCAAACGCAAGGAGAGTAAAAcaaggcttttatttttaaatgtggacCTACAAACAAGTCTATCTTGTCTGACAGGTTTTCAGTGACACAAGTGTACTTTTCCAGAAGTCGGACGTTTTGACGTGTGGGTTACGTCTAACAAGGTATATTCTGTtcaagagttgttgtttttttgttcttacCCATATATAGCCTACTGCATATTTTACCGGCtgctgtttatgtgtgtttgctttgttttgaatTTAGACCAAAtctgtttgaaatatttttcagtCCTATATTTCAGTCATGAGGGACAGACTTGGACACCTCCAGGCAGTATCACTGTCTAATGGCACTGCAGCAGAACATGAAACTGCCCTAGCTCTCCCTCCATCAGAAAACACAGACCATGATGACCCTCCTCAGGACCCCAGCACCAACCCTGACATGGAAGCTGTCTTTGATGAGGCACAGGAGGCTCGTCGTCAGATTCAGTACATCCGCCTGGAAGTAAAGCGTCTCAGGGAGCGAAACTCACACATTTTTACAGGCGCAGTCTGCTCTAGTGCTTCAGATACCACTGACTCTAATGCTATTGCAGCTGACATCAAAACACGTGGACAGGAGATGCTCGTGCACCTTCGCAAGATGGATTCCCACAGGAAAGAGTTAGAGGAAAAATATGGCGTCAATTCACCGATGACGAGAATCGCCCGAACACAGTATACCAGCATAAGCAACAGTTTTCGTGATGCCATGGTGGAGTACAATGACGCTGAGATGAGCCATAGGGAGTTCTGCAAGGCGTATATTCAACGTCAGATGGAGATTGTGGGCCGAGAGGTCACAGGTGACCAGATCGAAGAGATGTTGGAGAGTGGTCAATGGAACGTCTTCAGTGAGAACATGGTTTCTGAAGGTAAAACGGCACGGTCTGCACTCATTCAGATTGAGAGCCGACATACGGAACTGCTGCAGCTAGAGAGACGCATTCAGAGCCTTCATGAGGTTTTTCTGGATGTGGCCATGTTAGTGGAAGAGCAGAGTTCAATGATAGACTACATTCACACCAATGTTCAGTCAACGGAGGTGGAGGTCAGGGACGTCCTTGTGAAGCTGGAGCGAGCCAAGAGACATGACAGGAGCAATCCGTTTAAGAAAATGTTCTCCTGGAAACGATGACATGGACACAGATAGCACAATGTCAAAAATACATACTAagggattcagtttttttttatttatgttagttTTTATGTTCCTATTCCTTATTTAGGCAAATTTTTATTCATCTTCATATATTCATTCAGAACAATAAACACACATCACGCTAACCTTTAACATAGACTTCACTCTGAAATAAGTCTGTCAGTGTTATAAATATTCCAGTAGTTTGTAGGGTTTTTGACACCAGGAATtatcttaaatacatttttaaagcttgGAGTTTTGGCAAATAACTCATTTTGTGCCTTTAGAGATTTGGAAATCCTTTTTTTCTGTGGTTTGTACTTCATCAAGTGTTTATTCTTATGTAAAAAGTATTTTGTCAATATAACTGTACACTTTTAGATAATAAGTTAGGTATTGGATGGTGGTTAGATGTAATGGATCCAACTATTTAATGTGTACACAAATCTTTATCAGCTGTATCTCATTTGGTGTGCATTTATTCAAAGTTTTGCAGCATATGTCATAAATAAGAGTGTAATTTTGTTACCTTAATTAGATCCCATGTGCCTACCTCGTGTGAAACGTGATGCCCCCTGCTCAcaactattaaaataacatgCCAGGATAAAAACTTTCTGACAAAAAGTTGCTAAAAAGACGGTGCTGGATAATACTTTGTTAAAATTTTGTTCCAGGGCCAACTGTATTATGTACGGTGATGCATAATAAACATGGAATAAACAGGAAGATGTAATGTCAATTCTGTCGATTCTCCTATACACTcccgttcaaaggtttggggtcaatacggcttttttttatttataaatgattagtttttttaacaatgatgcattaaattaatcaaaggtAGCGGTAAACACAAAACTAAttgtttaaaagattttatttccaatgtttgttttttttgtttttttttttactttatgcttatcaaagaatattaaaaaatgtatcacggattccacaaaacattaagcagcacaactgttttctacactgataataagaaatgtttcttgagcagcaaatcagcatgttagaatgatttat
The Carassius auratus strain Wakin unplaced genomic scaffold, ASM336829v1 scaf_tig00023162, whole genome shotgun sequence genome window above contains:
- the LOC113077680 gene encoding syntaxin-11-like, which gives rise to MRDRLGHLQAVSLSNGTAAEHETALALPPSENTDHDDPPQDPSTNPDMEAVFDEAQEARRQIQYIRLEVKRLRERNSHIFTGAVCSSASDTTDSNAIAADIKTRGQEMLVHLRKMDSHRKELEEKYGVNSPMTRIARTQYTSISNSFRDAMVEYNDAEMSHREFCKAYIQRQMEIVGREVTGDQIEEMLESGQWNVFSENMVSEGKTARSALIQIESRHTELLQLERRIQSLHEVFLDVAMLVEEQSSMIDYIHTNVQSTEVEVRDVLVKLERAKRHDRSNPFKKMFSWKR
- the LOC113077677 gene encoding syntaxin-11-like; the encoded protein is MRDRLDHLQTISESKSQLEEVESDSFSNVDLEDFSQHAVIFDNSDEMDSVLDEAQDTRREIQFIRLEVKRLRDQNTRILSEPTRTTHVKQDASVIVGDIKTRGQDVLSRLQKMDAHAKELEEEHGLNSAVARIARTQYATLSNNFRDAMTEYNDAEMDHKESCKRHIQRQMEIVGRDVTGDQIEEMLENGQWNIFNDNVMSEGKTARSALNQIERRHRDLLDLESRLQSLHEVFLDVAMLVEEQGPMTDYILNNVQKTDAMLGEVLIKLEQAKRHDNNNPFKKMFCGCFPCAKN